Within Parabacteroides pacaensis, the genomic segment ATTTTGAGTCAAATTAGGTTCTAATTCATCTATGGAAAAATTGTATCTCCCAAAGTCCCATTTGTATTTCGGCTTAAAAGACGACTGAGTAATAGAATAGATTGTATTACTGAATGCTTGAGTAAAAATAGCTTCTCCATTCTGTTTGTTCTCCAATAGAAAAGGACCTCCTAATGATGTTGAACGATATACGTGTGTAGGAAGCTCAAAATATTTTCCTGAGATTTGCTTTTTACAAATATCATACGTTTCTATTTTATGAGGTCTGATAAAATTGAAAAATACTCTTGTGCAAGAATCAACAACGGCAAACCGGTGCACAGGCATTCCTTTATTAGAAAAAGGGAACATTTCAACAAACTTAAAATCCAAGTCAAAGCAGTAAATTCCCTGATATGTAGAAAGTAATTCCAGCTTGTTTGTATATCTGTTTAGCGTAAAATCAGTCAAATCAAAGTATTCTTTAGGGCCAGCTCCTTGATGAGATAACTTGTTTAGGTATTTCCCATGTGAATTAAATAAAAATATAGTCCCTTGTTTTGTATCCATTATAAAAATAGAATCATTGTGAAATATAATTTTATCGATGCTATTTAAAAGAGATTCTTCTTTTGTTTCCAACTGGATAAGGGATACATTTTGGAAGAGATCATAAAAGGATACTTGATTATTCTTTTCATCTAGATGAATAGTTAAAATATTATTACTATCCTCTTGTACCTGTGATTTATCTTTGTGCCTGGCAGTGCAGCAGCATATAAATCCTATAATTAAAACTAGTAAAATTCTTGTTCTGTCTTCCATTTTTCAATTTGTCTTTATTGAAGAATAAATTTCAAGGTTTGATCATCTTCATTTTGATTGATAGTCAATCCTAAAAGATAGATATCGTTTTTTTGTTCCATAAAAGTCTCGATAAACTTATCAAAAGTATAGGACTTTATGAAATCTTTATTCCAATTAGGATGTCAAAGGATAAATTTTATTATTCTGTAATCATTATTTGAGTCAATAGTTACTCCAAATATACAGCTATCATCTTCTGGGACAACAAAAGTGTCAATAAGTTTATCGAAAGTATACGATTTAACGAAATCTCCGTTCCAATTAAAAACATATAACTCATTATTATAATATGTAGGATACCCTTTGTAATCATCTTTACCAATAAAATCTTTACGTCTCAACGGGTAGGGCATTATATAAATATAATTGTTTGTTGTATAAGCTTTTAATCCCCTTAGATTTGTATCTGTTCCTATCGGATTTATTCCATCTTTAGTTATTGTATAGATTGGCAAGTCATTGACTATAACCTTTCGGGTTACTTTATTTGCATCATCAAATGAAATAATTTCTGCATAATTTCCTGACAGGCAATAATAAAGAAATTGATTTCCGGTAGCTTTTTTCTTTATTCCACCATTGTTGTAGACTTGTCTTTTTATAATAGGTTCTGCATCGCATTTATCCTTAGGAAAAATTATGTCGGTATCTATAATCCTTTTATCCGGAGTCACTAAAGAAAGCATATTTGTCTTAAATAAACTGCCTCCTAATAAAATACAGGAACTATCACGCATTGTAGCAAATGCACCATTTGTACTCCAAAAATAATTTTTAGGAGAGGGAATATTTATATTGTGCCAATTTTGTTTTTGATAGAGATTGCTAAAAGGATATATGTCTATTTTATACATATTTATCTTAACCCCGTTTACATCATAAAAATAGATACATTGGGCTGCCTTGTCTGCAAAATAAACCGGATATATCATTTCATACGGTCCATTACCATTTTGTATCAAATCATTTTCTTTTATTACCTTATCATTTTCTATATGAAAGACGGAAAAAGCATAGTCTGTACTAAAGTTCTGTATGATTAGCCGATTATCTATTAAATCAACCAATTGACTACTCCAGATTATAGAATCATTTTGTAAAACAGAGCCATTCACTTCTATATTATTCACCTCTTTCAATTTCTCTAATGCAGATTTTTTTTCATTAAAAGAACAAGATAAACAAGTGAATATAAAAAGAATGTAGTAGTATTTCATAAAGCTATTTTTCATAAAACTGTAAGTATGTTAAAAGTATCTTTTATATCAAGGACAAGTATAAGAATGGAGTACCAAAACTCTATCTTCTACTTTATGTATTTATTTCTCCAAAGGTAGAAAGAAAATACTATAATCGATATTATCTTATTTGTACCGATTATAAATCGAAATAGACCAATTTATCTTCCGGATCTTCAATAATGCAATATCCTTTTTTATCTTTTTCCTCCACAGCCAAACAAGTAATTCGCTTATTGGAGTGTAGTATTTTTATTGGTTTTCCATTCCAATCTATTATCATGATATCTCTATTCTTTTTATTTTCGTTCGATTGTATTACCAGATATATGTAATTTTTAGAAGATGCTATTTCTGTGACACAGGGATCCGAACCTTTTTTGAGTTTAGCAGAAATAAGCCCATTTGTTGTGTAGCTATAACTATATTTTCCTAATTGTTTTTTCAAAAGAAGAGTAGGCAAAACTGGATCTTGGGAGTTGTACTTATATATTTCTAATATATATCCGGAACAAGAAGCAAAAAGACTTTGTGAAGGATTTTTTGTAAATAGACTTTGATGGAACATTGCTTTTGCTTCTATAGGTATATCTTTTTCTTCTTCCCAAAAATCAGGATATTCTCCAAATAGGTCGATATTTTGTGACTCCTTTGTTAAAAAGGCATATCTTTTTTGCCATATTCCGGAAAAGACGAATTGAGTTTTGGTTAAAGGTAAAAAACAATCACTTTTAGGAGGCATTTGATAATCTTTCTCTAAATGAATAGACTCATTTTTTGAAATGGCTGTGAATGGAATATGATTTAGCAAAAAAATAGGTCTGCTAAGAATATAGAGATTATCATCTGCTATATGGATGTCTAAAGGACTTAATAATTCATTAGGGCCTTCCCCTTTTGAGATTAGTTTCTTTTCTATTAGTTGGGTGTTTAAATTGAATATCTTTATAAGAGAATCTCCATAAAAATCATTAATTAGAAGGAAACTATCTTTTTTTATTAATTGCATAGTGATACCCAACATTTCAGGATAGTGTATTTCGTGAAAAGCTATGGAATCATGCTTACTAAACTTGTAACCTGGCTTTTCAATATTAGAGGTACATTGTAGTAAAAATGGAAGTATGAATACGATAAGATAGATTTTCATTTGAATATTTTTTCATTGTTAAAATCTTTCAATAAATAGAATTATTCTCATTTTAGGGAATGAAGTGAAGAGTCTTCTCTCTTTTCTGTCAAGAAAAAAGAGGCTTCGCTTCGTTCTATGGGACAAAAGATAATGTTTCGAAGATTTTCGGAAAGGCATTCTTCTTTTGTTTCAAGTTTAACATAACGAAAGTTTGGTAATGCTGGTTCTTCAGTTCTTAGCCTATCACTTTCTACATTTATCGATAAAACTTGACAAGAAATATTTTCCTGTGTTTCTTTCTTGGTGCAAGAAATAAGTATGAGAAAGGAAACGACAAAGGGTAGTGGATTATATTTCATACTCTATGTATTATTTAATCTCCCAAAGGTAAGAAAATTATAATAATAGCAACCTTATAAGTTTATATAAATTGTTAGAAGAATTCCACAATGCAAGGATTATCTTCCATCTGGCACTTTATCTCATTTCCGAATTTATCGGTAACCGTTTCTTTACTTTCTAAAGGTTGCTTGGGCGTTTCATTTAAAAAGAGTCTCTTTTTATTACGAGATGTTTATCGAACCTTTTTTAAAAGTACAAGAATAGGATTTTTGACCTTTTGCTAGTCTTTTCCTATCAAGGATTGAGCTTCTGCTGATTTCTGGGTATCATTTTTGTGATGTACTAATATTTTCTCTAACTCATTTGAACTGTAGTGTTACATTACTTGATTTTTCTTGTTATACCAGTTTAAATAATCCCATCAAGATTTAAATAAGCAAATTGTATTTCATCATCTAAACTCATTAATAGTCTTTTGTTTTTTTGATCATAACAAAAACCTGTTATTTGATATCCTGTTTCTATTGTTTTAATATAGTCTCCATTTAAATTGAAAACTAAAAATTTTGTAGGAAGCCCTTTCGACAGTCTATCTTCTCCTAGGTAAAGTGCAAAAATTTTTTCTTCACACACTAAAACATTTCCATAATGAAGGATTTGATTCGTTTTTTTGTTGTTCCAATTTGGACCATATATGTTACATATCAGATCTCCTTCCAAGTTACAAATACTCATTAGATCATGATGGAAATAAGTTTCGATATATATTTTTTTATTTATAGACACGGCAAGATTGATTCTTTTTTTCTCTATATCCGGATGTTCATATTTCATAGGTTTTACTTCTCCTGTAAGCATATTCCATTGCCCAACAAATTGGTTATATCCTGAATTACCTGTAGGTTTTATAAATAGCCCAATACATAACGTGTCATTAATATATTGATATCTGTCAGGAAATTGGCTATTGTTTATGTGGGTTTTCACGGTAGGAATATATAATGAATCAGTAAGAACGCTATCTAATTCATAACTGAGTATTCTTTGTTTCCCATGATCTGTTACATAAAATTTGTGATGAATTTCATCAACTCCTATATATCCCATATTTGTAATTTCTTTAGGACCTTGTCCTCGGGAAGCAGTACTGGTTATATAGTTAAAATTGTTTTTATTGAATAGATGTATAAGCTTATCATGAGTACTATAATCACCGATAATTAGATAATTATTAATCAAAGATAAATGATTAAATCTTCCGATTAAGACATCACCTGTTTTAATTTCCTTTATTTTATCTTGGACATTAATCACGTTATCACGTTTAGTTTGATGTTTTTCTATTTGAGAATTATTTGAACACCCATAACAGCCTATAAAAAATGCTAGAGATAGCATTGGTTTAATAATAAATACTTTTTTCATTTCAATGAAGTTTTATACTATAAATATTCGTCTATTATGCATAGCAAAAAGAAAATTAATTTAAGTTTTAATGGATTCTTTTTTAACTAAAATCCAATATTGATTCGTATTAATGACTTATTTATCTTTCTCTAGATTATATTTCACAACGTTTCCCTCAGGGGAAAACGTTATTCCATAAACCACCTGGTTATCACTGTCAAGGCAAAATGAAAACAAAGGTTTATCCAAATGATATCTTTTTATGGGATTTCCATTCCAATCATATACTAACAAATGCTCACATTGGAAAGACTCATCTCCATGCGAAGTAAATGAGCGGCCTGAATATAAAGCATAAATATATTTATCATTACATGCAACTCCGCAAAAAGCTACTTTATTGTCTTTTTTATAAGCTATTGCAGGCATATTTGTATCTTTTGTTTGCCTTACTAGTGGTGCGTGATAAGATATTCTTTTATATTCTTCAATCTCCCCATTATTTACTTGACAAAATGAAATCACTCCTGCTTTTTGGGCGACACAGATAAATTTAGTCTGGTCAGGCTTGATAGCAAAGTAAGAACTTATATAGAGAATAGATGTTTCCATAGGTGTAAAATCTTTCGTCGATTCAAAAAAAGGATAATCCACGAAATAATTTTTACATTCTCCATGAGGAGAAATCAGCAGGTAACGTTTGTCCTTAAATATACCTGTAGCAACAAAATTAGAATCTATCTTTGATAGAATAAAAGGTCTGGAATCCGTATCTAATCTCATGTATTCTTTATAGTGCATCAGCGTATCCTTGATACTTTGATAAGGATCCATTTGATAAATTATTTTCTTGGCAATATCATAATAATAAACCATGTTGTCTGTATATTCAACGCTTCCAAAAGATATTATTTCATTGGGGCCCTCACCTTTTTTTACTCCATGCACACATACCTGAGACCTCATATCTATAATATGTAACAATTCATTTTGATTCCGATCTTCCATGATTAACAAATTATTCCCATACATTATATTAGTCGGACTTAGTATGTTATACTTTTCCAAATCGATAGTTTCTTCGGCTTTCAAAGAAGAAGAATGGGAAAAATAATCTAGTGGATCAGATATTTTTTCCTGTGTGCAAGAAAAGAAAGCATTTACCACTAAAATTGTTATAATTGCACGCATGTAAAAACATATTGACGATTCATAGACCTACTAATAAGTAGGTGCATCAAAGGTATTTAAATTCTTATTTCTTTCCTATGGGTCTATATTATTTTAACGTTAAAATAGATATACTATAAGGATAATAATTTTTAGGTTCCTCTGGTATCCTTTATGAACCGGAGGAAAGTGAGATATAAGTAATTAACAAAAAATAGAAAGACATCTGTTGTCCTGGTATCAACCTTTTAAGAAATCAGTACACTTTCTTAGTATATCCTTATTTGTTAAATACAACTTCATCGTAAATAATATTTTACAATAATCGGATTGTCATCTTCCTGAATATTCGCAAGGGCTTGTTTTGATTTTTCATCCAACAATTTTATGTCTATCAATTTTTCTAATTCGTAAGGTTGAACAGCTGCAAAAAGAACTGTATCATCTATATCTAAACAAAAACTTAACCTGATTGGATTTTCATTCGTTTGCATGTAGCTTCGTTTAGTTTTCCTATCATAAATGTAAGTAATCCTTTTGCCGTTCTTTAGCACTAAAACATATACATATTTTTCATTGAAAAATTTTATAGCGGGAACAGCAGTGTTTTCTAGCAGATAATTATTTACATTATCCATTACGCTATAATTAAACGTCCTGTCTTCTTGCTTAGAAATAGTTTTCGATGCTGTTCCAAAACGATTAACAATATCTTTTTTATGTACTGTGTGGCTTCCAAAATCCAATTTCATGATAGGTTGAAGTTGTTGGCTCTCTGGAAGAATTTTATAAAACATATAATTAAAGCATAAAGGGGAAAAATAAAGATCATTATTCAACTTCAAAAACGGATTATAATTCATCGTAAGAGATGAAATATAATCTTCATCATATCTAATAGGTTTTCCTATTTCTTTTTGATCATAGTCACAAAAGTAAATAGCGATATCTTTATCTCCTAATATTACAGGAGTTAACACATACTTGTTTTTTTGTAAAGGCACAAATCTTGCAAAAACTTGAGTACTCTGTTCTAAAGATTTCTCTTCTACAAAATGAAAAGAAGTATCATATCTATAAATCTTGCCATAAGGAGTTAATATCTCTATGTTTTTTGTGTATGGGTTATAAATTGCGTCAACAGCTGTCCTATATTCACCAGGACCGACTCCCATTACAGCTTTTGAGCTTGCAATAAATTGTCCTTCTTTAGAAAAAAGAGAAACAACTAAATCTTTATCCATAATAAGAAACATTCCTATTTCTTTATAATAAGCAAATTTATTATAAGTGGAAACAAGACAATTGATATCTGTGTATAGAGGTACAAGTTCAATATTTCTAACAAAGTCAGATAAGTTTTTATTTTCCGTCTTATCCAAATCTATTGGAATAGATTCGACAAAAGTATTTTCTAATTTAATCTTTTGGTTACAAGCTATAAATGTTACTAATACCAATATTACCAAATCCAATCTTTTCATTTTCGGACCTATTTATTTTATATCGTTTTTCTGCAAAAATAGTAAGAATATAAATTGTTCCCTAAGTAAGTTTCACTGAAAAACGTATTCTTTGTACGAGTCCCTGCTCATGCGGCTTCTGTAATGACCGCCTTTACGTGTTTGTTTCCATGAGTGATGCTTGCACTTTTTTGTCCGCACTCTCATTGTTGCCCGGAGAAATACCTGCCCAAGAAGCCAAATACTTTTCCGACGGAAAATGAGACATATCAAGTCCGATTTCAGCCATGAGATCTTCTACTACCTTTGTGCTAAATCCGGGTATCTCTTTCAACAGTTCCAATACATTATCGTACTTACACAAAAGGGACTTTATCTTCCAATGTTAATCTTCTACTTTCACAGAGCAAATCTAATAAAGCCTCGCCGTTACACCCGAAGTGTTGCTAACCACACTCGAAAGCTTGATGTTGCAGTCTTCTAAAACACGCATCATACGGTTCTTCTCCGAAGCTATCTGCTGGATAAGTTTGTTGCGAGAACAGGTTAAGTCACGTAATTGTCGTTGTTCTTTGGCGGGAATGTAACTTGGCTTCAACAAATTGGCTAAAAGAAGCTTGCAAATTCATTTGCTATCCATCTTGTCTGTCTTATGCCCCGGAACATTTTTTATGTGAGGGCATTAACTATCCAAACATAAGGTATGGAATCTCCAAGTAGCTTTTGTACAGGTTTCCAATAAACACCCGTGCTTTCCATGGCAACATGGAGAATGCCTGTGGATAATAGCCATTCTTTCAATTCTGTCAAAGAACTCGTGAAGGTTGAAAAAAATCGGGTTTCACGTTGGATATCCAAACCGTCGATTGTTACCACCCCTACCTTCAAGTGGACGTCGATACCGCAGGCACGCTGTATCAACTGAGGAAATTTTACATCAGCTATAGTTTTTTCTTTATACAGGTTATCAGTACAAAGGTAACTTCAGCTTAACATTTTCATTCTCTTTGGCAAGGTTTTTTAGATCATGGGGATTTCATACTACAATTATTAATATGATTTCTTTAAAGGAACACTATACTAATGTTAATTAAAACTTTATACTATACTTAATAATATAAGGGTTGTCATCTTCTTTTATGGTTGCAAGAAAATTTTTGTTTATAACTAACTCTGGGTCTACAAATTTTTCCACATCATGTGGATATACAATTGCATAACCTATATTACCTACGACAGAGAAAAAAGCAGGCAAATTGTACCTTAGGTTTTCTTCTCTTTTAAAAG encodes:
- a CDS encoding 6-bladed beta-propeller; protein product: MEDRTRILLVLIIGFICCCTARHKDKSQVQEDSNNILTIHLDEKNNQVSFYDLFQNVSLIQLETKEESLLNSIDKIIFHNDSIFIMDTKQGTIFLFNSHGKYLNKLSHQGAGPKEYFDLTDFTLNRYTNKLELLSTYQGIYCFDLDFKFVEMFPFSNKGMPVHRFAVVDSCTRVFFNFIRPHKIETYDICKKQISGKYFELPTHVYRSTSLGGPFLLENKQNGEAIFTQAFSNTIYSITQSSFKPKYKWDFGRYNFSIDELEPNLTQNEYDNIIRNDSFRNSHVFTFTANTENSRLYLTQFGFGVGKGLFTVLWDKATGKYVKFKKLEEGIPFPYYPILTENSIYTIVRDTFTINAYLNDRIKKENTISIEKFNEEQNPMLLKYKLKDISF
- a CDS encoding BF3164 family lipoprotein codes for the protein MKYYYILFIFTCLSCSFNEKKSALEKLKEVNNIEVNGSVLQNDSIIWSSQLVDLIDNRLIIQNFSTDYAFSVFHIENDKVIKENDLIQNGNGPYEMIYPVYFADKAAQCIYFYDVNGVKINMYKIDIYPFSNLYQKQNWHNINIPSPKNYFWSTNGAFATMRDSSCILLGGSLFKTNMLSLVTPDKRIIDTDIIFPKDKCDAEPIIKRQVYNNGGIKKKATGNQFLYYCLSGNYAEIISFDDANKVTRKVIVNDLPIYTITKDGINPIGTDTNLRGLKAYTTNNYIYIMPYPLRRKDFIGKDDYKGYPTYYNNELYVFNWNGDFVKSYTFDKLIDTFVVPEDDSCIFGVTIDSNNDYRIIKFIL
- a CDS encoding BF3164 family lipoprotein — its product is MKIYLIVFILPFLLQCTSNIEKPGYKFSKHDSIAFHEIHYPEMLGITMQLIKKDSFLLINDFYGDSLIKIFNLNTQLIEKKLISKGEGPNELLSPLDIHIADDNLYILSRPIFLLNHIPFTAISKNESIHLEKDYQMPPKSDCFLPLTKTQFVFSGIWQKRYAFLTKESQNIDLFGEYPDFWEEEKDIPIEAKAMFHQSLFTKNPSQSLFASCSGYILEIYKYNSQDPVLPTLLLKKQLGKYSYSYTTNGLISAKLKKGSDPCVTEIASSKNYIYLVIQSNENKKNRDIMIIDWNGKPIKILHSNKRITCLAVEEKDKKGYCIIEDPEDKLVYFDL
- a CDS encoding BF3164 family lipoprotein, whose amino-acid sequence is MKKVFIIKPMLSLAFFIGCYGCSNNSQIEKHQTKRDNVINVQDKIKEIKTGDVLIGRFNHLSLINNYLIIGDYSTHDKLIHLFNKNNFNYITSTASRGQGPKEITNMGYIGVDEIHHKFYVTDHGKQRILSYELDSVLTDSLYIPTVKTHINNSQFPDRYQYINDTLCIGLFIKPTGNSGYNQFVGQWNMLTGEVKPMKYEHPDIEKKRINLAVSINKKIYIETYFHHDLMSICNLEGDLICNIYGPNWNNKKTNQILHYGNVLVCEEKIFALYLGEDRLSKGLPTKFLVFNLNGDYIKTIETGYQITGFCYDQKNKRLLMSLDDEIQFAYLNLDGII
- a CDS encoding BF3164 family lipoprotein, with the protein product MRAIITILVVNAFFSCTQEKISDPLDYFSHSSSLKAEETIDLEKYNILSPTNIMYGNNLLIMEDRNQNELLHIIDMRSQVCVHGVKKGEGPNEIISFGSVEYTDNMVYYYDIAKKIIYQMDPYQSIKDTLMHYKEYMRLDTDSRPFILSKIDSNFVATGIFKDKRYLLISPHGECKNYFVDYPFFESTKDFTPMETSILYISSYFAIKPDQTKFICVAQKAGVISFCQVNNGEIEEYKRISYHAPLVRQTKDTNMPAIAYKKDNKVAFCGVACNDKYIYALYSGRSFTSHGDESFQCEHLLVYDWNGNPIKRYHLDKPLFSFCLDSDNQVVYGITFSPEGNVVKYNLEKDK
- a CDS encoding 6-bladed beta-propeller; this encodes MKRLDLVILVLVTFIACNQKIKLENTFVESIPIDLDKTENKNLSDFVRNIELVPLYTDINCLVSTYNKFAYYKEIGMFLIMDKDLVVSLFSKEGQFIASSKAVMGVGPGEYRTAVDAIYNPYTKNIEILTPYGKIYRYDTSFHFVEEKSLEQSTQVFARFVPLQKNKYVLTPVILGDKDIAIYFCDYDQKEIGKPIRYDEDYISSLTMNYNPFLKLNNDLYFSPLCFNYMFYKILPESQQLQPIMKLDFGSHTVHKKDIVNRFGTASKTISKQEDRTFNYSVMDNVNNYLLENTAVPAIKFFNEKYVYVLVLKNGKRITYIYDRKTKRSYMQTNENPIRLSFCLDIDDTVLFAAVQPYELEKLIDIKLLDEKSKQALANIQEDDNPIIVKYYLR
- a CDS encoding transposase, producing MCKYDNVLELLKEIPGFSTKVVEDLMAEIGLDMSHFPSEKYLASWAGISPGNNESADKKVQASLMETNT